A single Nicotiana tabacum cultivar K326 chromosome 5, ASM71507v2, whole genome shotgun sequence DNA region contains:
- the LOC107766314 gene encoding uncharacterized protein LOC107766314, whose translation MSRSIHSTSHPAPMDQPTLHATPTFQPTSQPSQSVHSTSQLAPMDQVASQPAPTIYSASLPSRSVHSISHPALIDQNLLQPAPTFQIASRKCSGSHWTVEAIDSEENVKKLKVKVKEVRNLTCEERIMVDFDYLDEPFGDAHSPLLGFCGILACDCTLFPIHCEKWSSLSLSYFNRVFDQIIKPKFFFKKTESVTRQHVYKSIGKKWAANKLNLWSAYEDPLKSRAEIIDNVPDGVPRYQWISFVDYRYKESKEICETIELVLSQSTMDESQIFPNDVIGKVLVKEHSERVRCLGLGPVPSRVFKQVRPHFGGTSASSSEGSCSSQCQQNHIQMMNAYNQMMNALNQMMNASRYI comes from the exons ATGTCTCGATCAATTCACTCAACATCTCATCCAGCTCCGATGGATCAGCCCACATTGCACGCGACTCCAACATTTCAGCCGACATCACAGCCGTCTCAATCTGTTCACTCAACATCTCAGTTAGCTCCGATGGATCAAGTCGCATCACAGCCGGCGCCAACAATTTATTCTGCATCACTGCCATCTCGGTCAGTTCACTCGATATCACATCCGGCTCTAATAGATCAGAACTTATTACAGCCAGCTCCAACATTTCAGATTGCATCTAGAAAGTGTTCTGGGAGCCACTGGACTGTAGAAGCAATAG ATTCAGAAGAAAATGTGAAAAAACTCAAAGTGAAAGTCAAGGAAGTGCGAAATTTAACATGTGAAGAACGTatcatggttgattttgattacCTAGATGAACCATTTGGAGATGCACACAGCCCACTTTTAGGCTTTTGTGGAATTTTAGCGTGTGACTGCACTTTATTTCCAATCCATTGTGAGAAATGGTCTAGTTTATCTTTGTCATACTTCAACCGCGTcttcgatcaaattataaag CCCAAGTTCTTCTTTAAGAAAACTGAGTCAGTTACGCGGCAACATGTTTATAAATCTATTGGAAAGAAATGGGCTGCAAATAAGCTTAACTTGTGGAGTGCATATGAAGACCCACTTAAAAGTAGAGCTGAGATTATTGATAATGTACCGGATGGAGTTCCGCGGTATCAATGGATTTCTTTTGTTGATTACCGGTATaaagaatcaaaagaaatatgC GAAACAATCGAGCTAGTTTTGAGCCAAAGCACTATGGACGAGTCTCAAATTTTTCCAAATGATGTCATTGGTAAGGTGCTAGTAAAAGAGCACTCTGAAAGGGTGAGGTGCTTGGGATTAGGACCTGTCCCCAGTAGAGTTTTTAAACAAGTAAGACCGCATTTTGGTGGTACAAGTGCTTCAAGTAGTGAAGGTTCATGTTCGTCCCAATGCCAACAGAACCATATTCAAATGATGAATGCTTACAATCAAATGATGAATGCTCTCAATCAAATGATGAATGCTTCAAGGTATATATGA